The following proteins are co-located in the Silene latifolia isolate original U9 population chromosome 1, ASM4854445v1, whole genome shotgun sequence genome:
- the LOC141588023 gene encoding protein FAR1-RELATED SEQUENCE 5-like, whose translation MTVQDIFGSNGRVPAENYNKSMKSVVPEVFKESTHRLCMWHIMKKLREKFSYQLFQDEDFKTRLNRCVWNNQLEPDEFEEQWGKIMTNYQLVEHEWFSDLYDLREQWIPAYFKDVSMSGLMRGYF comes from the coding sequence ATGACTGTTCAAGACATTTTTGGAAGCAATGGGCGGGTGCCAGCCGAGAATTATAACAAATCAATGAAGTCGGTAGTCCCGGAAGTGTTTAAGGAGTCAACACACAGACTGTGCATGTGGCACATCATGAAGAAACTAAGAGAAAAATTCAGTTATCAACTGTTTCAAGATGAGGATTTTAAGACCAGGCTCAAtaggtgtgtttggaacaaccaacTTGAGCCTGATGAATTCGAAGAACAATGGGGGAAGATAATGACTAATTATCAACTTGTAGAACACGAGTGGTTTTCAGATTTGTACGATCTCAGGGAACAGTGGATCCCTGCCTATTTTAAAGATGTTTCAATGTCTGGCTTGATGAGGGGTTACTTCTAG